From Cloacibacillus sp. An23, the proteins below share one genomic window:
- a CDS encoding aminotransferase class I/II-fold pyridoxal phosphate-dependent enzyme, whose translation MKTKPEKRILLSYPHMSGDELRLVKDAFESNWIAPLGPHVDAFEKETAAYAGVKSALALSSGSAAIHLGLRLLNVQAGDIVFCSTLTFIASVAPAMYQNAVPVFIDSDEETWNMSPTALQKAFDDAEKTGRMPKCVIVAELYGQPPKIDEIQKICAKYSVPILEDSAEALGATYDGKKCGSFGKVGVYSYNGNKIITTSGGGMLLSDDEEYIEKARFWSTQARDKAPWYEHTEIGYNYRMSNILAAIGRGQMLHLEERINRRRAIYSKYKQELEKIPGITLMPETPKARSIQWLTAITIDKEITGKTFMDVLNYLNEQNIETRPVWKPMHLQPYFKQMNAKYFTHGDGENGSVSDRLFNTGLCLPSASAMIDDEQDYVIEALKRYLSA comes from the coding sequence ATGAAGACAAAACCCGAAAAACGAATCCTACTATCATACCCGCACATGAGCGGAGACGAGCTGAGGCTCGTAAAAGACGCATTCGAATCCAACTGGATAGCGCCTCTCGGCCCGCATGTCGACGCATTTGAAAAAGAGACCGCGGCATACGCCGGAGTAAAATCGGCGCTTGCACTCTCCAGCGGGAGCGCCGCTATACACCTCGGCCTCAGGTTGCTCAACGTGCAGGCCGGAGATATAGTCTTCTGCTCCACACTGACCTTCATAGCTTCGGTAGCTCCGGCTATGTACCAGAACGCCGTCCCCGTCTTCATCGACTCAGACGAAGAGACATGGAATATGTCGCCCACAGCACTTCAGAAAGCCTTCGACGACGCTGAAAAAACAGGCAGAATGCCCAAATGCGTTATAGTCGCCGAACTCTACGGGCAGCCGCCCAAAATAGACGAGATACAAAAAATCTGCGCCAAATACAGCGTTCCTATACTCGAAGACTCCGCCGAAGCGTTGGGCGCCACATACGACGGCAAAAAATGCGGCTCCTTCGGCAAAGTAGGAGTCTACTCATACAACGGCAACAAAATAATAACCACATCAGGCGGAGGAATGCTCCTCTCCGACGACGAAGAATACATAGAAAAAGCCAGATTCTGGTCCACCCAGGCCAGAGACAAAGCGCCGTGGTACGAACACACCGAAATAGGCTACAACTACAGGATGAGCAACATCCTCGCCGCCATAGGCAGAGGCCAGATGCTCCATCTTGAAGAACGCATAAACAGAAGAAGAGCCATATACAGCAAATACAAACAGGAACTTGAAAAAATCCCCGGCATAACCCTGATGCCCGAGACGCCGAAAGCCCGTTCCATCCAATGGCTCACAGCTATAACGATAGACAAAGAAATAACAGGCAAAACATTCATGGACGTGCTCAACTACCTGAACGAACAGAACATAGAAACACGTCCCGTCTGGAAACCCATGCACCTCCAGCCGTACTTCAAGCAGATGAACGCTAAATACTTCACTCACGGAGACGGAGAAAACGGCAGCGTATCAGACAGGCTCTTCAACACAGGTCTATGCCTGCCGTCGGCTTCCGCCATGATAGACGATGAGCAGGACTACGTGATTGAAGCGCTGAAAAGATATCTGTCGGCATAG
- a CDS encoding Helicase associated domain protein, with protein MIDLFEHNQTAYDKAVSMLAERGKAAVVHPTGTGKSFIAFKLAEDNPSSRILWLSPSEYIFRTQLENIKSVCGYEPCNVEFRTYAKLMQFDMEAIDELKPSYIILDEFHRVGAEMWGKGVERLFDAYPNVPVLGLSATSIRYLDNRRDMADELFDSNVASEMTLGEAVVRGILTPPEYVLSIYSCSKDIEKYQSRIRRAKTKATRDEAQKKLDALRRSLENAEGLDAVFAKHIKDKQGKYIVFCSNVEHLRETETHIHEWFKGVDSTPVIYKAYSEDAESSKAFDSFRQDDTDHLKLLLCIDMLNEGIHVDGVSGVILLRPTVSPIVYKQQIGRALSSGKSGKDKSKVPVIIDIVNNIENLYSISAVQEEMNTAINYYRGTGQEDKIVNETFTITDETRDSRQLFCELEETLSASWDSMYKLAKAYYEKHHNLDIERRYVTPEGYALGSWLNTQKLVKAGKIHGVLTEERIQKLNAIGMDWHSKYDKAWEKYYGALCKYKYDNGNIDINARYVTPDGIELGAWISNLRTAKNNLRRGYYLTDERITMLNKLGMIWDKIDFRWEKYYQACVEYYEKHRNIDIPAGYTTAEGLRVGAWIRRIRKARDGRLKNTTSLTQEQIQRLDAIGMNWQDAFTRRWEYGYSKAKEYYAEYGNLDVPTMYVTEDGFPLGKWLKGHVQPADKTGRSSTKLTPERKAKLDTLGFKWEQEDSWSRRIAACREYKAEHGDLNVPQHYVTTDGIWLGKWLYECRRAYRGESNNIVKVLTQDQIRQLETLGMDWRTPAEKAWEEKYKAATEMLIKMKQINDTASLKAEFPPSHSLRQWLVRQRFLIRHGKLSQQQVSKIDILNKQYSCIVR; from the coding sequence ATGATAGATCTGTTCGAACACAATCAAACAGCATACGACAAAGCAGTCTCCATGCTCGCCGAACGCGGCAAAGCCGCAGTTGTGCACCCCACCGGCACCGGTAAATCCTTCATCGCCTTCAAGCTCGCGGAGGACAATCCATCGTCGCGCATACTCTGGCTCTCGCCGAGCGAATATATCTTTCGCACGCAGCTGGAGAACATTAAATCCGTCTGCGGCTATGAACCTTGCAACGTCGAATTCCGCACCTACGCCAAGCTCATGCAGTTTGATATGGAAGCAATCGACGAACTCAAGCCGTCGTACATAATCCTGGACGAATTCCACCGCGTAGGAGCCGAGATGTGGGGCAAAGGCGTTGAGAGATTATTCGACGCCTATCCAAACGTCCCCGTGCTTGGTCTCTCTGCTACAAGCATCCGCTACTTGGACAACCGCCGCGACATGGCCGACGAACTCTTCGACAGCAATGTCGCTTCCGAAATGACATTAGGCGAAGCCGTAGTCAGAGGCATACTAACGCCTCCCGAATACGTACTCTCTATCTACTCCTGCTCGAAGGACATAGAAAAATACCAGAGCCGCATCCGCAGGGCTAAGACAAAGGCAACCAGAGACGAAGCCCAGAAAAAGCTCGACGCACTCCGCCGTTCTTTAGAAAACGCGGAAGGCTTGGATGCGGTATTTGCCAAACATATAAAAGATAAACAAGGCAAATACATAGTCTTCTGCTCAAACGTAGAACACCTGCGCGAAACGGAGACGCATATCCACGAATGGTTCAAAGGAGTAGACAGTACTCCAGTAATCTACAAAGCCTACTCCGAAGACGCGGAATCATCAAAGGCATTTGACTCATTTAGGCAAGACGATACGGACCACTTAAAGCTATTGCTCTGTATCGACATGCTCAACGAAGGCATCCACGTAGACGGAGTATCGGGCGTAATACTCCTGCGTCCTACGGTATCTCCAATAGTCTATAAACAGCAGATAGGCAGAGCTTTATCCTCCGGTAAAAGCGGTAAAGATAAAAGTAAAGTACCCGTAATAATCGATATAGTAAACAACATAGAAAACTTGTACTCCATCTCAGCAGTACAGGAAGAGATGAACACAGCCATAAACTACTACAGAGGCACGGGACAGGAAGATAAAATAGTCAACGAGACATTCACCATAACAGATGAAACTAGGGACAGCAGGCAGCTCTTCTGCGAACTCGAAGAGACGTTATCCGCCAGCTGGGACTCCATGTATAAACTGGCAAAAGCCTACTACGAAAAGCACCACAACCTCGACATAGAAAGACGCTACGTAACCCCCGAAGGCTACGCCCTAGGCTCGTGGCTCAACACACAAAAACTGGTCAAAGCCGGAAAGATACACGGCGTACTCACGGAAGAAAGAATCCAGAAGCTGAACGCCATAGGAATGGACTGGCATAGCAAATACGACAAAGCGTGGGAAAAGTACTACGGCGCCTTATGCAAATACAAGTATGACAACGGCAACATCGATATAAATGCAAGGTATGTTACGCCTGACGGTATAGAACTCGGCGCATGGATATCGAACCTCCGCACCGCGAAAAACAACCTCCGCAGGGGCTATTATCTCACCGACGAGCGTATAACCATGCTCAATAAACTCGGCATGATCTGGGACAAGATAGACTTCCGGTGGGAAAAATACTACCAGGCCTGCGTCGAATACTACGAAAAACACAGGAACATCGACATCCCCGCCGGCTACACAACCGCTGAAGGGCTTCGTGTAGGCGCGTGGATCAGAAGAATACGCAAAGCCAGAGACGGAAGACTAAAAAACACGACGTCTCTCACACAAGAGCAGATACAGCGTCTTGATGCAATAGGCATGAACTGGCAGGACGCTTTTACCCGGCGCTGGGAATACGGTTACAGCAAAGCAAAGGAATACTACGCTGAATACGGCAATCTTGACGTACCGACCATGTATGTAACCGAAGATGGTTTCCCGCTAGGCAAATGGCTCAAGGGACATGTGCAGCCGGCCGACAAAACCGGAAGATCGTCTACCAAGCTTACGCCCGAACGTAAAGCAAAGCTTGATACTCTCGGCTTCAAATGGGAACAAGAAGACTCGTGGAGCAGACGCATCGCCGCGTGCAGAGAATACAAAGCCGAACACGGCGACCTCAACGTCCCGCAGCACTACGTGACGACCGACGGAATATGGCTAGGCAAATGGCTCTACGAATGCAGAAGGGCCTACCGCGGCGAATCTAATAACATAGTTAAAGTACTTACCCAAGACCAGATTCGCCAGCTTGAAACCCTTGGTATGGACTGGCGTACGCCCGCTGAAAAGGCATGGGAAGAAAAATATAAAGCAGCAACGGAAATGCTCATAAAGATGAAGCAAATAAACGATACGGCATCTTTAAAAGCGGAGTTTCCCCCAAGCCACAGCTTACGCCAGTGGCTCGTGAGACAGCGTTTTCTTATAAGACATGGGAAATTGTCACAGCAACAGGTATCAAAAATAGACATCTTAAATAAACAATATAGCTGTATTGTGAGATAA
- a CDS encoding PIG-L deacetylase family protein, translated as MNVLIIAPHPDDEILGCGGTIAKHTAAWNQVYVCIVTRGKLPLFNDEGVKIVREECSAAHKYLGVKETIFLDFPAAMLEEVPRHELNDSLCKVVQRIKPEEVYIPHRGDMQLDHKMIVDAAMVALRPKYEHVAKRIYAYETLSETGWDIPNTVNEFIPTVYNDISGYLDQKLQAMRFYQSQLAPYPNPRSIESLEALAKYRGSTVNKRAAEAFSLIREIR; from the coding sequence ATGAACGTCCTGATAATAGCTCCGCACCCGGATGACGAAATACTGGGATGCGGTGGAACAATCGCAAAACATACGGCAGCGTGGAACCAGGTATACGTCTGCATCGTGACAAGAGGAAAACTTCCTCTATTCAACGACGAAGGTGTGAAAATTGTTAGGGAAGAATGTTCAGCTGCCCATAAATATTTAGGGGTAAAAGAAACCATCTTCCTTGACTTCCCCGCCGCCATGCTCGAAGAAGTCCCAAGGCACGAGCTCAACGACAGCCTCTGTAAAGTCGTACAGCGTATAAAGCCGGAAGAAGTGTATATCCCCCACAGGGGCGACATGCAGCTCGACCACAAGATGATAGTCGACGCCGCCATGGTTGCCCTGCGTCCCAAATACGAACACGTGGCAAAAAGGATATACGCTTATGAGACGTTGTCGGAGACAGGATGGGATATCCCTAACACCGTCAACGAATTCATTCCGACGGTCTATAACGACATAAGCGGTTATTTGGATCAGAAATTACAGGCGATGCGGTTCTATCAGTCCCAGCTTGCGCCGTATCCAAATCCGAGATCAATTGAAAGCCTTGAAGCTCTTGCGAAATACAGAGGATCGACGGTCAACAAGAGAGCCGCGGAAGCCTTCTCTCTGATCCGTGAAATACGCTGA
- a CDS encoding sugar transferase, whose protein sequence is MRQKHIPYGPYERYLKRPLDIFLALLTIVLFWWLYLIIAVLVRINLGSPIIFTQERIGKDEKIFRIYKFRTMTDAKDKNGKLLPDAERMTKLGKWLRSTSLDEILQAFNILEGTCSWIGPRPLLASYLDKFNEIQRHRHDVRPGLIGFTKMGRHATSWEKQFEWDVWYAGHITLFEDIKIIFRAIPNVLSGFITISSPDREAFTGSVHTGQTIESGSAGSGTDNNTAVRAKKNSEKEKELYAAAQGEQR, encoded by the coding sequence ATGAGACAGAAACACATACCTTACGGACCATACGAGAGATACCTCAAAAGGCCATTGGATATATTCCTGGCCCTTCTTACGATTGTACTCTTTTGGTGGCTCTATCTCATCATAGCTGTATTAGTCCGCATAAACCTCGGCAGTCCTATCATCTTTACGCAGGAGCGCATCGGTAAAGACGAGAAAATATTCAGGATATATAAATTCCGGACGATGACCGACGCTAAAGATAAAAACGGCAAGCTTCTGCCGGACGCGGAACGCATGACCAAACTCGGTAAATGGCTTAGAAGCACCAGCCTTGACGAGATCCTCCAGGCCTTCAACATCCTGGAAGGAACCTGTTCATGGATAGGCCCGCGCCCGCTCCTTGCTTCCTATCTGGATAAATTCAACGAAATCCAGAGACACCGTCACGATGTCCGTCCAGGGCTTATAGGCTTCACAAAAATGGGCCGCCACGCCACTTCATGGGAAAAACAGTTCGAATGGGACGTCTGGTACGCCGGACATATCACGCTGTTTGAAGATATAAAAATCATATTCCGCGCAATCCCCAACGTCTTAAGCGGCTTCATTACTATCTCATCGCCTGACAGGGAAGCATTCACAGGCAGTGTTCATACCGGACAAACGATAGAATCCGGCTCTGCCGGCAGCGGCACTGACAACAACACTGCCGTCAGAGCGAAAAAGAACAGTGAAAAAGAAAAAGAACTTTACGCGGCAGCGCAGGGAGAACAGAGATGA